In one Lolium rigidum isolate FL_2022 chromosome 3, APGP_CSIRO_Lrig_0.1, whole genome shotgun sequence genomic region, the following are encoded:
- the LOC124697730 gene encoding non-specific lipid transfer protein GPI-anchored 16-like — translation MVSKVAVAVAVLLLSTAASVSGQAVATSCTTSLISTFTPCLNFVTGSTNGGGSPTQQCCRAVAGVVRTAEDCACLILTGNVPFGLPINRTLAISLTRICKSLSVPLKCRDTAVQIPAAGPIAFAPALPPLPPLPPVSSVDPPATSPDAAEVDAPPITQSQRPVVVPSSAWTSARALSAPANVVLIVISSVLVLIT, via the exons ATGGTGAGCAAGGTGGCGGTGGCCGTGGCCGTGCTGTTGCTGTCGACGGCGGCGTCGGTGTCGGGGCAGGCGGTGGCGACGTCGTGCACGACGTCACTGATCAGCACGTTCACGCCGTGCCTCAACTTCGTGACGGGGAGCACCAacggcggtgggtcgccgacgcagCAGTGCTGCAGGGCGGTGGCCGGGGTGGTGCGCACCGCCGAGGACTGCGCGTGCCTCATTCTCACCGGCAACGTGCCCTTCGGCCTCCCCATCAACCGCACCCTCGCCATCTCCCTCACCAGGATCTGCAAATCGCTCTCCGTCCCCCTCAAGTGCAGAG ATACGGCAGTACAAATCCCAGCTGCAG GGCCTATTGCGTTTGCTCCGGCACTTCCCCCTCTGC CACCGTTGCCTCCGGTATCATCGGTCGATCCGCCAGCGACATCGCCGGACGCGGCGGAGGTGGACGCGCCCCCGATCACCCAGAGCCAGAGGCCGGTGGTGGTGCCCAGCTCGGCCTGGACGAGCGCCCGTGCGCTGTCGGCGCCTGCAAACGTTGTGCTGATTGTCATTTCATCAGTTCTGGTTTTGATCACATAG
- the LOC124697731 gene encoding non-specific lipid transfer protein GPI-anchored 5-like — MAAIAPRSLVLAAAVAALLVASASAQSGCTAALVGLYPCMNYISGNDTTPTKSCCSQLSSVVQSQPQCLCSALGSDSVGGMTINKTRALEMPQACNVQTPPASKCNGAGGGSSAPGAGDTPAVQTPGLGSKTAPSGYLQESEGSSLHGPASLVFALAAAAVYAMSTV, encoded by the exons ATGGCGGCGATCGCACCAAGAAGCCTCGTCCTGGCCGCGGCCGTCGCGGCGCTGCTGGTGGCGTCAGCGTCGGCGCAGTCCGGATGCACGGCGGCACTCGTGGGCCTGTACCCGTGCATGAACTACATCAGCGGCAACGACACGACGCCGACCAAGTCCTGCTGCTCTCAGCTCAGCTCCGTCGTGCAGTCGCAGCCGCAGTGCCTGTGCAGCGCCCTCGGCAGCGACTCGGTCGGCGGCATGACCATCAACAAGACGCGCGCGCTCGAAATGCCACAGGCGTGCAACGTGCAGACCCCGCCGGCGAGCAAGTGCAACGGCG CTGGTGGTGGCAGCAGTGCTCCGGGGGCCGGTGACACACCGGCCGTGCAGACGCCGGGCTTGGGATCGAAGACGGCGCCGTCGGGGTACCTCCAGGAGAGTGAAGGCTCGTCGCTCCACGGCCCAGCGAGTCTAGTGTTCGCGCTCGCGGCCGCTGCCGTTTACGCCATGTCCACCGTGTGA
- the LOC124697729 gene encoding non-specific lipid transfer protein GPI-anchored 5-like has translation MGAGYDVAALGLVLAVAAALLACQCAAQGQAPAPAPDPAGSGGSGCMPELVSLSPCMGYMSGNATAPDATCCTAVSGLLGSSPRCLCTVLGGTAATLGVAMDSARALQLPAACRVQPPPASQCDCNHGSAGGVLRSHHCSCRYVQSV, from the exons ATGGGAGCGGGTTACGACGTCGCTGCGCTTGGCCTTGTCCTGGCCGTGGCGGCAGCGCTGCTGGCGTGCCAGTGCGCGGCGCAGGGGCAGGCTCCGGCACCGGCGCCGGACCCAGCAGGCAGCGGGGGCTCGGGCTGCATGCCGGAGCTCGTGAGCCTGTCGCCGTGCATGGGCTACATGTCGGGCAACGCGACGGCGCCCGACGCGACGTGCTGCACGGCGGTGTCCGGCTTGCTGGGGTCGAGCCCACGGTGCCTCTGCACGGTGCTCGGCGGCACAGCGGCCACGCTCGGCGTCGCCATGGACAGCGCACGCGCGCTGCAGCTCCCCGCGGCGTGCAGGGTCCAGCCCCCGCCCGCCAGCCAGTGCGACTGTAA CCATGGGAGTGCCGGCGGCGTTCTCCGATCCCACCATTGCTCCTGCAGGTACGTGCAAAGCGTCTAA